The Opisthocomus hoazin isolate bOpiHoa1 chromosome 27, bOpiHoa1.hap1, whole genome shotgun sequence DNA segment TGCAATGCTATACCTCTTTTTCAAGACAAAGCCATTGGGTTTCGATTGAATTATCTCTGTATAAAACTCAACAAATACCAGTGGAAGCCTATTTCTTGGCCTTTATTGGGGCGGGGAAGGGGTatcttttgttgttttaaaacaagATTCAACGCTTCCTGTGTTTATTATGCTGAGCTGTAAATGAGGAAGTCCTCTTCTCATAGGCAAAGAATGGTGTTAAGCTGTTGTTTGATGCAAGTGCAAGCAGAGAAATCTTTCTTGCTGATTAACTATAAGGAAAATATGagggctttttcttcttgctttggaCTGGGGAATCCTTGATTCATTTTGGTACAGGAAGATCCAAAATTGTGCCTGGGAATGATATACTTTGTTTGCTTAGACAAGAGGCTGGCTGTGTGCTCTGAATTCTATAGGTGGCTATCATAATGAGAGGTTGAACTTTGTGGTTAAATTCTTACCTACAAGGGAAGAACCTTGGCAAAGGTGGAAATAAGCCATTGTCAATCAAGGGTAATATTGTGCAAAGGTTAGAAGATCTCTATACCAAATTGCCCACTCTATTCTCCTTAGACTGAGGAGTTGCACAAAACAAGCAGTGTTCTAGccagttatttttcaggagtcagcttaaaaccaaccaaacaagcaAGTTTTCTCAGTAGTAAGATGGAAAATcgattatgaggaaaaaaaaaaaattgagagagtTTTTAGTATATTTCAAGACACATCTACTCTGGATTTACTATACACTTTCATGCTTAAAGTACACGCCCCAAAGTGGGAACACAGCAAGCTTTTTGGAGAATGGAAGTCAATTACTTAAGAATAAAACTTGCTGTTTTGTCAATTATGGAAAGAAGGCTTTTTTGATAtctgaatattttcttcagaTGGTCTTGGTGGTATTGGCATGGGATTAGGACCTGGAGGTCAACCTATTGATGCAAATCATTTAAACAAAGGCATGGGAATgggcaacatgggacctggaggTAAGAAGATTACTCCTATGCTTTTGTTTCATGAGAGCTTTAAGCTGTGTAGAAGGTAGATAGCTTTGTTTTTGCCTACACAAAAAGTTGAAGTGTATTAGGAGTGTTAAAGCCAAATGAGTTTTTGTTGAGCTGAGTAATGAGCTTGATAATGGAAACTCGAATTTAACCAactgctccattttttttttcactgtggtcAAGGCACACCTCTCATTTTCTGACTCTTGAGCATGAGCAGCAGACACTGCAAATATACATTAAACTTTGAAAACCATCTGTCACTTTTAACACTTATTAGTGGGCTTGCAAATCTTTGTTTAGGATATGTTTAAATAGCACAAGTTTTAAAGAGCCACCTAAAAAGTAGCACACATTCAGCTTTCAATTTATAAATGCCTATGGGTTTTTCccctttgctgctttgttttctgagaaGGAATGTTGCGGTCTACTCAGAGTTCTCATGTGTAAGCTCTTCAATCCAAACAGTGGGCACGTTGTATGGTCTCTATCTGTACAGCTGGTCTTACGGCTGAACTTCTGTAGAATTACATCTGCTATATAaagctttctcttttattttgagGAATGGGAATGGAAGGCATGGGCTTTGGAATGAATAAAATGGGAGGTAAGCTGTGTTTTTTGGCATGTATATAGCTTGGGCTTTCTGAAAGTCATGTAAACTTAGTCATGTATGTCTAGCAGGCCTTTGTGTTCTTTGAGATCGTCACCAATTTAGTAATAACTTGTTccattttttttagtattaataAAACTGCTGTAAGTGTATGGGAAGGGTTAAGACCTCAGATAAAACATGACTGATGTTTTGGTCATGTGACTTGTTAAAACTGTCCTTGGCTTAGGAGATAAGTGTGACCAAATTCTAACccagttttgttttgtgaatCTGTGATGCAAAGTTGTCTTGGTGCCTGTGGAAATGGTCTGTGAAAGCAGCTTTGGTGGGTGAAGCGTAGTGTTAAGCTGAAATGGATTATTAAAGAATCtctgaaaaatactttcttttaggAATGGAAGGTCCTTTCGGTGCCATGGAAAACATTGGTCGCTTCCCAGCTGGAATGAACATGGGCAGAATGAGTGGTAGGCACTTGTTTTTCATATATCCAACTCCCGACTTGTGTTGTCTGAAAGTGTATCACTGGAGAGGCTCTCTAGACTGGTCTCCTTGTCTCGGTTTTTACTGGAAAAACTGGAAGCTTACAGCTGACATGGTGTCCACAAGTCACTCGTGGCCTCTGAGCTACAGAAAACGAGTGACTTGTTGAGGTTGTCTTGAAGGACTAGTTTAGAATGAGATAAACTGTGCTTTGTCTGTAGTCACCAGAAAGACTTCACCAGAGGAAAGTGGCTGACTCAAATGTGTTTGTCCATATAGAGAGGAGTCctgctttttgttgttggttttttttttgttttttttttttttttttgtttcagaaagacaTAATAAAACGATCAGGAGACCATAGTAAAAATTTGCCTTGCTgttaatctttaaaaaattatgcCTGTATTAAAATGTTCTCTCAGGAGTCGCTTAGACACCCTAAAGAACATATCAAACTTAATCTTTACAGAGATGGATCGTGCCATGGGTGGAGGATTTGAAAGAGAATTTGGAAGAAATGAAATGGGAATGTCTCGTAGTTTTGGGGAGACCTTGGAGAGAGGAATAGGTAAGTACACTAAGCTAAGTACTTTTACTACCTGCTTTTCATGGCTGAACTGTACGTAAAAATCACGTGTGTTTTGTTACAACAAACCAGGCTGTATTTTCTCTGTACTTGCTGTAATAGTCTGGTTTTGATCAGACTCCCAAGAGCTGTACAGGAGACAGATGGATATGCGGGTAGTGATCTATGGGGCTGTGTAACGGGATTTCAGGTGGGACAGGAAACCCTCTGACAGTCTTAGCACGCTGCCTTGTGTCTTGAAACTTCACGCTAAACTTCCACGTATGTGCGTGGCACTGAAACACAGCCTGCAGCCTAGGCAGTAGGGAGGAAAAGTGTGGTGAAACCTaaatttccttcccttcctcccagaCATTTTAGGAATCTGGTATAGACTTACACATCAGATAACTGAAGAGGATGCCTTACGGTGCAACTCAGGCAGCACTAAAATTAGCGCTCTTCTGTTGGTCTTTCCTTTCGAACCCCAGTGGGAAGAGGAAGACTATCAATATAGCAAATAACTCGGTGCAAAATATTCTTTGGACTGAGCAAGGATAGCGCGTTGCTGTTTGGTCTATAGCagctttgagatggcaagagataTTAATCATGCTTCGTGGAAAGATTCAGAATTTgaacatttttaatgtcttctgtgAGCATCTGTGCCGTGCATGTACAGCTCGATTCAGCCAGTTCCTGAGATCGCTCTGTTACTGCTGTGCTCTGTTATTTTGATGCAACTGAAATTCACTTTTAAAGAAAGTGAAACGCAGTACGCCCTTTCTGATACAACTCCGATGACTCTCTATAGAATTGGATCTTGTATGCAAGGAAATATGATCTTTTTTGtagctcattaaaaaaataaaaaaaatacccttACCTTTAAAATTACGGTTGCAAAGTAAATACAGTCTTCAAAAAAACTCAAAGCACTTAAAGCAGCAGTTCAGTTACGGTAACTCACTGTggtgtttgagggttttttatagcataataaaaatagttttgacAGATACATTCTTTAAATACATAAGCAATATTATGCATTAAAACAATTCTCAAAAAAGATTACTGAAagtctagaaaaaaatatttttaagctgtCATCTTCTCTGGCAGTTGTCCACTTTTGAAACGCTGCTGGTAAGACACTCCATTTTTTTGTGAGAACAAAGTCCTGCTCCTTCCCGCTGCCTGTATAACATGTAGCTTCCTAGCAAGTTGCCCAGTGAATTTCTGAAACAAAGCTGAACCCAAATATCTCAAAGTAGGCAGACGTGTTCCCCCTTCCCGATTTACAGAATTAATCGTATTTGTTTAATGACTGAATTGCAACATTTAATAGCCAAGAGttggctctgcctgcctgcacaggACTAGCCCTTTTCTAGGAGACTCTGAAAACAAGTGCACAACGCTGCTGgctttcagctgaagaaacaCTGAATGTTTATTGCTGttgtttcttcatttaaaaaaaaaaaagcagccaactTTCTTGCACAAGTACAAATGTCACGtaaccccaaaccattctgtgttaTTTAAAATACTATTGAAGCCCGAAATACTAAAGCAGGATGAATGCTGGTCTTAAATGTGGTTGCTTCAGTTTTCTGGAGCGTAGGCTTAGCGTAGGGTTACATACCTAGTTTCTCTTCATTAAATATGTGTAGATAACTTAAGTACACACTTTCTTCAAGGCTTTTCCCCCTCAAATAGGAATCAAACTCAAGACTTTTTTACAGTGCTGCAGTGCTAAACGTGACTTGGTAGTAACTGAAGATCCTTCATACAACAGCAAAATGGCCTAAACTATAAGGGAGTGATCCTTTTACTGCAGGAGCTGGAAGACTCTAGCAGAGTTGGGACAACTCAGCCATACATAGTATGCAGCCACTTTTCGGATTACGATAGAGCTGAAAGCATTTCAGTAGTGTAAGCATGCATTAGATTTTTCTTGTCCCTGTGTGATTACTGATAATCTGTGTGTTGTGTTCCAGGTGGTGGAAATGCCAGCATTCCTGGGATTGAGAGGATGGCACCTGGCATTGATCGTATGGGCTCGGGAATAGAAAGAATACCTTCTGGGATGGGGCATGGGATGGAGAGAGTAGGGTCAGAAATAGACAGGATGGGTCTTGTTTTGGATCGCATGAGCTCCAACGTGGAGCGAATGGGTTCAGGAATTGACCGCATGGCCCCTCTGGGCATAGATCACATCGCTCCGAACATTGAGAGGATGGGCCCAGCTATTGAGAGGATGGGTTCTGGCATAGAAAGGATGGGTTCTGGAATAGGCTTTGGTATCGAGAGGATGGGTGCTGCCATTGACCGCGTTGGCACCACTATGGACAGAATGGGATCAGGCGTAGAGCGTATGGGTTCTGGCATGGATAGAATGGGTATAGGTATGGAGCGCATGGTCCCTGCTGGAATGGGAACTGGAATGGGTCAGGTGATCGAGAGAATGCCAGCTGGTTTGGATCGCATAGGTGCCACTCCTATGGAAAGAATAGGAATAGATCGTATGGGTGCTGCTGGCATGGAGAGAATGGGCTTGGAGCGCATTGGAGCCGCTAATATGGAAAGGATGGGTCCTGCTATGGGACAGGGCATGGGAGCAGGCATAGATCGAATGGGACTTGCAATGGGAAgcaattttgaaagaacaatgGACATGGAACGTGGAAACTTTGCAGGCAATTTTGCAGGCTCTCTTGGAGGAACTGGAggacctgcacctggggtggCCAGAAAAGCCTGTCAGATATTTGTGAGAAATGTGAGTAGCCTTCTTCCTACCTCTCCTTCCTACTGAAGTTAGTTGGTGCTGACATGCTGATCTCATCTCTGCTCGGTTGACTTCAGTCAGAATGTCTAATACGGGATGCTGCCAAAGGAGCATTTAAGTGGGCTTTTGTGAGTTGAAGCCATTTCCTTACCAGGAGAAGAGCTCTCTGCATCTGTAAATGAAGATCCTGAACAATGGCTGTCCCAGGGTGGGAAACATGTTTTGCAGAGTTGGCAGTGCTTACAAGTTGTTCAGCAGATCCTCAGTAATGGTGTGTTCTTCTCTTTTCACAGCTGCCTTTTGATTTTACATGGAAAATGCTGAAAGATAAATTTAATGAATGTGGTAAGTGACTTTATCACTGGTGATCTTTACCAAATACTCTGAGAATTGAATATGAATTCTGACAGTAACTCCTGGCTCTGCAAGTCCCTGACACTAGTATCTTAACCAAAATTTCACTCAGACTTACTGAAATACTAGAACTGAACATTGACGAGTGTGAGGATGTTTACCATCCCTGCTATTCCAGCAAGAGTTCTGCAGTGttgaaaagggggggggggggaagtgtagCCAGTTGATAAACCCAGCCCCTGAGATGGAGAAGGGAACAAATGCTTAGAGAAGGCATGTGCTAACTGGGTTATCAGGTGGATGGCTGCTTTGTAGTTGCAGAAAGAGATAGGAATAGAGAGATGGAAATCTGGAGAACTGCTGAGAAGCACCTGCACGGATGCTTTGTATCTAAATGAACGTAGTTGTCTGGGACAAATGTGCTTAAAAAGATAATGGAAAAAATGCTGAATTCAGCTACTGAGATGTGCTGTTCAGCTTTGGGGAGTTTTTCTGTGGTAGCGGTTGCTATGCCGAAACCTTGCTCCCCGATGTCTTGTGCTGCTTGTGTGATGGCAAAACCGAGTCCCAGCCTCATCAGTTACGATGCGAAGCGTTGacaagttggacagggcttgtTAGCTTGTGCGTTTCTCCATTCATCTACTTCTGATGCTGGTGCTTGAGTGAGAATTGAGAGAAACAGTTTGAATTAATTAATCTCTTAAACCAAGAACACTTCTTTAAAACAATGACTTGGTAAAGTTGTCCTGCAGCTTGAAGCTTCAAAGTAGTGGTGGTTTCTAAAAGTATCCTTTCTATGGCTTGATGTGGGGAACTATGACTTGATAGTTAATGTGGTACCTGCGAGGTTAAACAAgaacctttcttttctttttaaggtcACGTGCTGTATGCTGATATCAAGATGGAGAATGGGAAGTCTAAAGGGTGTGGTGTGGTTAGATTTGAGTCCCCAGAAGTAGCTGAGAGAGCCTGCCGTATGATGAATGGGATACAGCTTCGTGGGAGGGAGATCGATGTGCGAATTGATAGAAATGCTTAAGTAGTTGCCTTTTTAACACTGATACCAGATTtttgaatttgtattttttctcGTTAACCATTTTAATTTGACTGGATGTAAAGGTGTTAAAACAATTCAGTTGCTTTCTGGagtaattttaattacttttttaacAAATGGATTTCCATTTTACTGTTTTTTGCATTGAAACTGCAATGTGCACAATCTTTTTTTGTAGTTGTGGCATCTTGTTGACATTACAGATGTAAACAGTATGACTTTGATAATAAATGCAAGTTAAAGATTTCAGTCACAGCATCCGTTACTGGCAGCACATCCTATGCTTGCAAAAATATCTGTAAACTGAGCTCAGTAAAATAGAATTTGTATTCTCTTGTGAAGTGTCAAGAAAGACTGTTCTTCTTGTCAGTTTACGACAGTATGAGTCGGTCTCTAACGTGATGCGTTTGCGCATTCGCAGTAGTGTTTGAATGTCTCCGGCGTGCAGGCGACTTCCCTGTCCTGTATTCAGACCTAATCGCTGGCCGCTCGTAGCAAAAGGCTGGTAGCTGAATTCTTCAGTGGCAATGCTGATTTtaccaaacaaaataaataaaatatcctCTACCTTCAGTTGTGTCAGTGCCATTCTGAAGGCCTGaactgaaaatgcatttaaaaacctcattttttttccctaatgtggAGCATTTCTGTGGGGGCCGTGCGCACAGGCGTGTCGGTTCCAGTCAGGGCCGaggggcaggggacaggcagagcGTGGGGGTCATTTCACCTTCTGCACCTAGCTTTAATGACACAAATTGGAAGTGATTATTTTTGAGTGGGAATTCTTGTGGCGAGTGAGCTGAAGCTGTATGCCAAAGACAGGGTTTCTCGCCCTTACCTCAGTCTGAGAGCTTGCATGGCCTCCAAAATGAAATTCTTATGGTAATGGGAAATGAAGAGACCTTCTCATGGTGGGCCGGATTCTGTCAGCCGGGCTCTGCtggctgggcggcggcggggtgcacTGCCTCTTGGGGCTCTCTCGGCGAGATGCCTCAGTGTTGTCTCGATGCAAGTGCAGAGTGAGGATGGCTGCTCTGGAAATTCACCCCTGGGCTCTGTCACAGACAGCTGTTACCCAAGCCCTGTCCCGTGTGAAAGCCGTTTGGAGTGTCGCCAACTGTAACTGTGAAGCCAAAGCTGCTCTGGCGAGAGATCGCCTGATGGTGCCTGTACTCTGCTTCACGGAGAGAGCCAGAGTGGCGTCGGAAGTCCAAAATGTGGGAAAACAGCTTGAAAGCGCTCTCAGAATTGTCAGGATACTGCTATGCAGGGAAAACAAGTCACAGCTTGATCTGGGGTCTCTTAACCCCTTCTCCTCTTCAACCAAGCTCCGAGCTGCCCTGCCCTGAAGAACGCCTTCTCCATCCTTCGACCCACGGAGTTCTGCCTTCACCTCTGCCGTCCCCATGCAGAAAACCTCGCCTCGGCCGTTCGTGCCCGTTCTGCCATCAAACGGCCGCGCTGAACTCGGCCTGGGGTTCgcccattttgttttttttttcaatactccATCCTTTTAGCTTCCTTCTGACGGGCGGACCGGCGCGGGGGCCTGCGGCCGGCCCTGCTGCGGGCCCGGGAGAGGAGCGGGGGGGGCGGAGGAGCGGGCGCTGCGCCTGGCTCCGCGGTGAAGGCGGGAGCTGAGGCGCTGCTGGGGTTCCCTGGGGCGGGGTtggacacctcccccccccccccccccccggctcctctctcgcccgcgccgcgcccgccgctccccgggacggggccgcccccgccccggccacgTCACCCCTCCCGGGAGTGACGTCATTTCGCGGCGCCGCGCGAAGGTCACACGCCGGGCTGGGAAGATggcggccggggctggcggctgccgggtgagcgcggggcgggggccggggctgccgctgccttggccgagggccgggccgcgccctggggctgcggtggggccgcggccgggcccggagctgggggagccgtgaggggcagcgctggggcggggccgggccggggagcgccCGCTGCGCTGCGGAGGGATGGCGGGAGCCGCCCGGGCCCGctccctcctctcttctcccttctctgcccgGGGACCGGAGCTGCCGAGGGACGGGTcctgcccgccgcggcccggctcAGGCCCTGCCCTGGGAGCTCTCGGGGGACCCGTGAGGGCGCCTGGGGCGGGTGGAGGCTCCTCTCCCCGCCTCGGGGTCCCTCCTCGTGCCTCAGGGTCCCTGCTCCTCGTGCCTCAGGGTCCCTGCTCCTCGCCCCTCAGGGTCCCTCCTTGTGCCTCAGGGTCCGTCATTGCACCTCAGGGTCCCTCCTCATGCCTCGGGGTCCCTCTTTGCCCCTTGTGGTCCCTGACTGCACCTCAGGGTCCCTGACTGCACCTCGGGGTCCCTGCTCATGCCTCGGGGTCCTTCCTCGCGCCTCAGGGTCCCTCATTGCACCTCAGGGTCCCTGACTGCACCTTGGAGTCCCTGCTCCTTGTGCCTCGGGGTCCCTCCTCATGCCTCAGGGTCCCTCCTCGTGCCTTGGGGTCCTTCTTTGCACCTCAGGTCGCTCATTGCGCCTTGGGGTCCCTGCTTGTGCTGCCATCGAGCTCAGTGGGGGGCAGCCCAGGTCGGTCTCTGAGGTTCCAGAGAGCCTTTGCAGAGCGGCCTGGGATGCCGAGCGGCTCCACTGACGGCAAGATTTAAATTCAAACAGGAGTTTTTCCCCTGGGCTGAGCAGGTGAATGGATGTGTGAGCCGAATTGCAAGGGTTCCGGCTTTGAAAGCCGCTTTGTAGCATGACGTGGTGTGAAGGTGGCCGATCTTTTTGTGCCCAAAGCTAAGCATGGGGTTAAGCATTTCTGCTCAGCTGCGTGGGAGAAATGTGCCTTTCGGTCAAGAATTGCCATCGGTTAAATCCAGCAGTCAGTCTGCCCCAGGCTTTAATGCCCTTCTTACAATTAATACAGATTTTTAAGGTATGCATAGAATACCCAGCTTATTCTTGCTTGCTGCAAAGCCTGACCTCAGTGATGACTTGGGCGGCAAGGTTCACAGATCGGCTGTGGAGAGTGTTCCTTTCCTTGATTTAAACTCGACGCTTCAAAGTTCAGCAGTCCAACTTAGGTCTGATGACAGAGGCGAGAAAGAAGAGGGAGCTGAATTTAAAAGCTGTGACTTACCCGAAAGGTGGAAACCTGTGCGTTAGCGCGATGCACGTCTTTGGGCCGGCGGGAGAAGTGGGGCCGTTACGCCGTTACCTCTCCGGTGGGAAGTCTGGGTGTAGCTTGCGGTGTTTGGCAGCGTCGTCACTGAAGCCACAGGACCGGACAGGGCAGCTCTTTACAAAAAACCTCTGAAACATCCAGGAGCCTGAGAAAGAGGTGGAAGTGTTACTGTTAGCTTGGACGCAGGGCTAAATATTCTCAGCTTACAGATCGTATTCCAAAGTCTTCTGATGGAAGAGCGTGTTTGATTTGTCCGTGGTttgttttgcagggttttttattttttagggtGAGCAGTTTGAGAGGTGGTGTTGCTGAGAAAGAGCTTGGCTTGCACGGTTTGGTAATGCGCGCCGAGCACAGCGGGGTGGCTGGAGGTAAAACGGGCGGCTTTTGCCTGACTGGAGACCAAGGACAGGCTGAACAGATTTTCCCAGAATGTGGGAAAGAGGAGCTAGGTCGGTGCTGAAGGACCATTTTAAGGGAGTAAAGACAAGAACCTGCGAGCTGTGCGTAGTCTGCTTTCAGTATAGGACGATGGACTGATGCATTAGTGATGTGATGCAAGGATTTGCGGCTTGTGATCTCGGCACAGCGCAGCAGAATTTCTCAGTGATCGTTCTGTGTGtgaacttccagcgtagctttccTGTTCCGTGACTTGGGGTGAAAGGTGCTTGTCTGTGACTTTGGGCAGCACGAATATAGACAGAGAGCTCCTGGGTTTCCTCCGCAGCTGGGAGAAAGTTATGTTCGGAGCCAGTTTTCTGAGAAGAAACGATATGCTTCTCATCGCTAACAGGTGTTTAAACTCAAGGATGGATTTCCTCGTGCATCACAGTTTTCAAAAATCAGGGTGCTGTGAAGCACGTGTGTTTTCCCAAGTGACTGTGAAAAGCGAAGTGCTCTAGTTTGGATTGAAGTTTTGGTTTTTATCAAAATGGACTTGTAAGTGGACGTAGTGCCACACAAACACAGCCCGTTATGGATGGCTCGTAGCAAACCAGCCTCCAGTGCTTCTTGGCAGCACTTAGGATGCGTTCCCAGAAGAGCAGTGAATGTTGTGTGTTTGCAgtgttctttcctttcttccttggc contains these protein-coding regions:
- the LOC104330844 gene encoding heterogeneous nuclear ribonucleoprotein M isoform X1, whose protein sequence is MEESMKKAAEVLNKHSLGGRPLKVKEVRRASVLSDPDGEHARRAMQKVMAAAGGMGIGPGPGGPGMINIPPSILNNPNIPNEIIHALQAGRLGSTVFVANLDYKVGWKKLKEVFSMAGVVVRADILEDKDGKSRGIGTVTFEQAIEAVQAISMFNGQLLFDRPMHVKMDERAFPKGDFFPPERPQQLPHGLGGIGMGLGPGGQPIDANHLNKGMGMGNMGPGGMGMEGMGFGMNKMGGMEGPFGAMENIGRFPAGMNMGRMSEMDRAMGGGFEREFGRNEMGMSRSFGETLERGIGGGNASIPGIERMAPGIDRMGSGIERIPSGMGHGMERVGSEIDRMGLVLDRMSSNVERMGSGIDRMAPLGIDHIAPNIERMGPAIERMGSGIERMGSGIGFGIERMGAAIDRVGTTMDRMGSGVERMGSGMDRMGIGMERMVPAGMGTGMGQVIERMPAGLDRIGATPMERIGIDRMGAAGMERMGLERIGAANMERMGPAMGQGMGAGIDRMGLAMGSNFERTMDMERGNFAGNFAGSLGGTGGPAPGVARKACQIFVRNLPFDFTWKMLKDKFNECGHVLYADIKMENGKSKGCGVVRFESPEVAERACRMMNGIQLRGREIDVRIDRNA
- the LOC104330844 gene encoding heterogeneous nuclear ribonucleoprotein M isoform X5; this encodes MEESMKKAAEVLNKHSLGGRPLKVKEVRRASVLSDPDGEHARRAMQKVMAAAGGMGIGPGPGGPGMINIPPSILNNPNIPNEIIHALQAGRLGSTVFVANLDYKVGWKKLKEVFSMAGVVVRADILEDKDGKSRGIGTVTFEQAIEAVQAISMFNGQLLFDRPMHVKMDERAFPKGDFFPPERPQQLPHGLGGIGMGLGPGGQPIDANHLNKGMGMGNMGPGGMGMEGMGFGMNKMGGMEGPFGAMENIGRFPAGMNMGRMSEMDRAMGGGFEREFGRNEMGMSRSFGETLERGIGGGNASIPGIERMAPGIDRNFAGSLGGTGGPAPGVARKACQIFVRNLPFDFTWKMLKDKFNECGHVLYADIKMENGKSKGCGVVRFESPEVAERACRMMNGIQLRGREIDVRIDRNA
- the LOC104330844 gene encoding heterogeneous nuclear ribonucleoprotein M isoform X2, with amino-acid sequence MEESMKKAAEVLNKHSLGGRPLKVKEDPDGEHARRAMQKVMAAAGGMGIGPGPGGPGMINIPPSILNNPNIPNEIIHALQAGRLGSTVFVANLDYKVGWKKLKEVFSMAGVVVRADILEDKDGKSRGIGTVTFEQAIEAVQAISMFNGQLLFDRPMHVKMDERAFPKGDFFPPERPQQLPHGLGGIGMGLGPGGQPIDANHLNKGMGMGNMGPGGMGMEGMGFGMNKMGGMEGPFGAMENIGRFPAGMNMGRMSEMDRAMGGGFEREFGRNEMGMSRSFGETLERGIGGGNASIPGIERMAPGIDRMGSGIERIPSGMGHGMERVGSEIDRMGLVLDRMSSNVERMGSGIDRMAPLGIDHIAPNIERMGPAIERMGSGIERMGSGIGFGIERMGAAIDRVGTTMDRMGSGVERMGSGMDRMGIGMERMVPAGMGTGMGQVIERMPAGLDRIGATPMERIGIDRMGAAGMERMGLERIGAANMERMGPAMGQGMGAGIDRMGLAMGSNFERTMDMERGNFAGNFAGSLGGTGGPAPGVARKACQIFVRNLPFDFTWKMLKDKFNECGHVLYADIKMENGKSKGCGVVRFESPEVAERACRMMNGIQLRGREIDVRIDRNA
- the LOC104330844 gene encoding heterogeneous nuclear ribonucleoprotein M isoform X4, with the protein product MEESMKKAAEVLNKHSLGGRPLKVKEDPDGEHARRAMQKVMAAAGGMGIGPGPGGPGMINIPPSILNNPNIPNEIIHALQAGRLGSTVFVANLDYKVGWKKLKEVFSMAGVVVRADILEDKDGKSRGIGTVTFEQAIEAVQAISMFNGQLLFDRPMHVKMDERAFPKGDFFPPERPQQLPRMGMEGMGFGMNKMGGMEGPFGAMENIGRFPAGMNMGRMSEMDRAMGGGFEREFGRNEMGMSRSFGETLERGIGGGNASIPGIERMAPGIDRMGSGIERIPSGMGHGMERVGSEIDRMGLVLDRMSSNVERMGSGIDRMAPLGIDHIAPNIERMGPAIERMGSGIERMGSGIGFGIERMGAAIDRVGTTMDRMGSGVERMGSGMDRMGIGMERMVPAGMGTGMGQVIERMPAGLDRIGATPMERIGIDRMGAAGMERMGLERIGAANMERMGPAMGQGMGAGIDRMGLAMGSNFERTMDMERGNFAGNFAGSLGGTGGPAPGVARKACQIFVRNLPFDFTWKMLKDKFNECGHVLYADIKMENGKSKGCGVVRFESPEVAERACRMMNGIQLRGREIDVRIDRNA
- the LOC104330844 gene encoding heterogeneous nuclear ribonucleoprotein M isoform X3 is translated as MEESMKKAAEVLNKHSLGGRPLKVKEVRRASVLSDPDGEHARRAMQKVMAAAGGMGIGPGPGGPGMINIPPSILNNPNIPNEIIHALQAGRLGSTVFVANLDYKVGWKKLKEVFSMAGVVVRADILEDKDGKSRGIGTVTFEQAIEAVQAISMFNGQLLFDRPMHVKMDERAFPKGDFFPPERPQQLPRMGMEGMGFGMNKMGGMEGPFGAMENIGRFPAGMNMGRMSEMDRAMGGGFEREFGRNEMGMSRSFGETLERGIGGGNASIPGIERMAPGIDRMGSGIERIPSGMGHGMERVGSEIDRMGLVLDRMSSNVERMGSGIDRMAPLGIDHIAPNIERMGPAIERMGSGIERMGSGIGFGIERMGAAIDRVGTTMDRMGSGVERMGSGMDRMGIGMERMVPAGMGTGMGQVIERMPAGLDRIGATPMERIGIDRMGAAGMERMGLERIGAANMERMGPAMGQGMGAGIDRMGLAMGSNFERTMDMERGNFAGNFAGSLGGTGGPAPGVARKACQIFVRNLPFDFTWKMLKDKFNECGHVLYADIKMENGKSKGCGVVRFESPEVAERACRMMNGIQLRGREIDVRIDRNA